In one window of Nicotiana tabacum cultivar K326 chromosome 12, ASM71507v2, whole genome shotgun sequence DNA:
- the LOC107826544 gene encoding photosystem I reaction center subunit V, chloroplastic-like, producing the protein MASTLFSAPTFGGLRPLNKPTDTCLFLNKKINSYKPMKKRCNLGVKAELNTSLVIRLSTGLSLFLGRFVFFNFQRENVAKQGLVEQNGVSHFEPSDSRAKEYVSLLKYNYPVGFNIVDVLAWGSIGHIIAYYVLATSSNGMILSSLVEREKNLLVDLYSSIDMALFVMQ; encoded by the coding sequence ATGGCTTCCACTTTGTTCTCTGCACCAACATTCGGAGGTCTTAGACCCCTCAACAAACCAACTGATACTTGTCTTTTCCTCAACAAAAAGATCAATTCCTACAAACCCATGAAGAAAAGATGCAATCTTGGTGTTAAAGCCGAGCTCAACACATCACTTGTGATTAGGTTGAGCACAGGACTGTCACTTTTCTTGGGAAGatttgttttctttaatttcCAAAGAGAGAATGTGGCCAAACAGGGATTGGTAGAGCAAAATGGAGTTAGCCATTTTGAACCTAGTGATTCTAGAGCCAAAGAATATGTTAGTCTGCTTAAATATAATTACCCTGTTGGATTCAACATAGTTGATGTTCTTGCTTGGGGCTCTATTGGCCATATTATTGCTTATTATGTTCTTGCCACTTCTAGTAATGGTATGATCCTAAGTTCTTTggttgaaagagaaaagaatcTTCTTGTTGATTTGTACTCTTCCATTGACATGGCCTTGTTTGTAATGCAGTAG